A window of the Salvelinus alpinus chromosome 3, SLU_Salpinus.1, whole genome shotgun sequence genome harbors these coding sequences:
- the LOC139571067 gene encoding zinc finger protein 502-like, translating into MAESETECDTPGLDTLGSECVIAHSQVDLHYAAETEIMTEEKRGLELEIHGADLAKIEGLTAVACVDAMVTETDHDYVTKMDHHGEIQCFTMGGEGKGEALLGEVLLKTETEHVVKVESDHVGGELTVESENGVVIHEAHGLQCNECGEIFGSMADLHQHFEIHKATNPYICVHCGESFAVESSLKQHMKIHMKEKAYATTGVEMVGKGVIDTFNLKSHQMIHSPEKPHRCSECGKSFAAAITLREHMKMHSEDKPYKCTQCRKSFIRRRHLKKHQELHAREKPFTCSQCGKGFTTSSNLKQHQRTHAGDKPHRCTQCGKCFAAASTLREHQRIHSGEKPYKCNQCRKSFVRKRHLKKHQQVHSGGKPYSCSQCDKSFNHSSSLSRHHKVHLEARIYSSPPQGKAFSYGSTMKQQARLHQGGGRGAGDKPYSCNHCDKGFNHSSSLSRHQRVHSEGKSYTCGHCGKRFNHSSSLSRHQRVHQEEKQQQQVQQQVVVQQQYSAVPSTKGFPHTTILKQRILASEKPYRCSQCGKGFNHSSSLSRHHRIHIDQ; encoded by the coding sequence ATGGCTGAGTCAGAGACTGAGTGTGACACACCCGGCCTTGACACGCTGGGGTCGGAGTGTGTCATCGCCCACAGCCAGGTTGACCTGCACTACGCGGCCGAGACTGAGATCATGACAGAGGAGAAACGCGGCCTGGAACTGGAGATCCACGGTGCCGACCTGGCCAAGATCGAAGGGCTCACCGCGGTGGCCTGTGTGGACGCCATGGTCACAGAGACGGACCATGACTACGTTACCAAGATGGACCACCATGGGGAGATCCAGTGCTTCACCATGGGGGGTGAGGGCAAGGGGGAGGCACTGCTGGGTGAGGTGCTGTTAAAAACTGAGACGGAGCATGTGGTCAAGGTGGAGTCGGACCACGTGGGCGGCGAGCTGACGGTGGAGTCCGAGAATGGTGTGGTGATCCACGAGGCCCACGGCCTGCAGTGCAACGAGTGCGGCGAGATATTCGGCAGCATGGCCGACCTGCACCAGCACTTCGAGATCCACAAGGCCACCAACCCTTACATCTGCGTGCACTGCGGCGAGAGCTTCGCTGTGGAGTCGAGCCTCAAGCAGCACATGAAGATCCACATGAAAGAGAAAGCGTACGCCACCACAGGCGTGGAGATGGTGGGCAAGGGGGTGATCGACACTTTCAACCTCAAGTCTCACCAGATGATCCACAGCCCAGAGAAGCCCCACCGTTGTTCTGAGTGCGGCAAGAGCTTTGCGGCGGCCATCACCCTGCGGGAGCATATGAAGATGCACTCGGAGGACAAGCCATATAAGTGCACCCAGTGCAGAAAGAGCTTCATCCGCCGGCGCCACCTCAAGAAGCACCAGGAGCTCCACGCCAGGGAGAAGCCCTTCACCTGTTCCCAGTGCGGAAAGGGCTTCACCACGTCCTCCAACCTGAAGCAGCACCAGAGGACCCATGCAGGGGATAAGCCCCACCGCTGCACGCAGTGTGGGAAGTGCTTTGCCGCTGCCTCCACCCTGCGGGAGCACCAGCGGATCCACTCTGGGGAGAAGCCCTACAAGTGCAACCAGTGCAGGAAGAGCTTCGTCCGCAAGCGCCACCTCAAGAAGCACCAGCAGGTCCACTCTGGTGGGAAACCCTACTCCTGCTCCCAGTGTGACAAGAGCTTTAACCACTCCTCTTCGCTCTCCCGGCACCACAAGGTCCACCTGGAGGCCCGcatctactcctctcctccccagggcAAGGCCTTCTCCTACGGGTCCACTATGAAGCAGCAGGCAAGGCTGCACCAGGGGGGAGGCAGAGGTGCGGGGGACAAACCGTACAGCTGCAACCACTGCGACAAGGGCTTCAATCATTCCTCCTCCCTATCCCGCCACCAAAGAGTGCACTCGGAGGGGAAAAGCTACACCTGTGGccactgtgggaagagattcaaccactcctcttccctctccaggCACCAGCGTGTTCACCAGGaggagaagcagcagcagcaggtgcAACAACAGGTGGTAGTGCAGCAACAGTACAGCGCTGTGCCCTCGACAAAGGGATTCCCCCACACCACCATCCTCAAACAGCGCATCCTGGCCAGCGAAAAGCCATACAGGTGCTCCCAGTGTGGTAAAGGCTTCAACCATT